Proteins co-encoded in one Papaver somniferum cultivar HN1 chromosome 5, ASM357369v1, whole genome shotgun sequence genomic window:
- the LOC113281379 gene encoding histone H2A.Z-specific chaperone CHZ1-like, whose product MENGIPENPVVLPSKRKCTEDQEIEDLNKKNKPEIVNDGGEKNQNSEEKTLNGLEENHEKGEEEEVNGKGKGVMISREDKGKGKLFVEDDGEEEVVVDRKGKGKMIVEDEDDEDDSDDDDDDEFGGGELSDIDSDLSDDPLAEVDLDNILPSRTRRRVVPPPEEYRVDDLDDEDDSDDSDA is encoded by the coding sequence atggagaatggAATTCCAGAAAATCCTGTTGTCCTCCCTTCGAAACGAAAATGTACAGAAGATCAAGAAATCGAAGAtctaaacaagaaaaacaaaccaGAAATCGTCAACGACGGCGGAGAAAAGAATCAAAACAGCGAAGAAAAAACTTTAAATGGTCTAGAAGAAAATCAtgaaaaaggagaagaagaagaagtgaatggGAAAGGAAAAGGGGTTATGATTAGTAGAGaagataaagggaaggggaaattaTTTGTTGAAGATGATGGCGAAGAAGAGGTTGTTGTTGATAGGAAAGGGAAAGGGAAAATGATagttgaagatgaggatgatgaggatgatagCGATGACGACGATGATGATGAGTTTGGTGGCGGGGAGTTGTCTGATATAGATAGTGATTTATCTGATGATCCACTTGCTGAAGTTGATCTTGATAATATACTACCTTCACGAACTAGAAGACGTGTTGTTCCACCACCTGAGGAGTATCGTGTTGATGAtttggatgatgaagatgatagtGATGATAGCGATGCTTGA